From the genome of Suricata suricatta isolate VVHF042 chromosome 3, meerkat_22Aug2017_6uvM2_HiC, whole genome shotgun sequence, one region includes:
- the FMO3 gene encoding dimethylaniline monooxygenase [N-oxide-forming] 3 — MGKRVAIIGAGVSGLATIRSCLEEGLEPTCFERSEDIGGLWKFSDHAEEGRASIYQSVFTNSSKEMMCFPDFPYPDDFPNFMHNNKIQEYITAFAKEKNLLKYIQFKTLVSGVNKRPDFSVTGQWDVTTERDGKKESTIFDAVLICSGHHVYPNLPKESFPGLKLFKGKCLHSREYKEPGIFKGKRVLVIGLGNSGCDIATELSYMAKQVIISSRSGSWVISRVWDDGYPWDMVFVNRCETFLKNNLPKAISDWWYKKQMNAKFKHENYGLMPLNGALRKEPVFNDELPARILCGTVSIKPNVKEFTETSAIFEDGTVFEAIDCVIFATGYGFAYPFLDESIIKSRNNEITLFKDIFSPSLEKPTLGIIGLVQSLGAAIPTVDLQARWAVKVIKGTCALPSVTDMMNDIDKKMREKLKWFGTSKTMQTDYINYMDELASFIGAKPSIPWLFLTDPRLAVEVFFGPCSPYQFRLVGPGKWPGARNAILTQWDRTLKPTKTRAVGTPLKPCLPCRWVRLLALPILVIALFLALIQ, encoded by the exons GACCATGCAGAGGAAGGCAGGGCTAGCATTTACCAGTCTGTCTTTACCAACTCTTCCAAAGAGATGATGTGTTTCCCAGATTTTCCATATCCCGATGACTTCCCCAACTTTATGCACAACAACAAAATCCAGGAATATATCACTGCATTTGCCAAGGAAAAGAACCTCCTGAAATACATACAATTTAAG acACTTGTCTCTGGTGTAAATAAACGTCCTGATTTCTCAGTCACCGGCCAATGGGACGTTACCACTGAAAGGGACGGTAAGAAAGAATCCACTATCTTTGACGCTGTATTAATTTGTTCTGGACACCACGTGTACCCCAATCTACCAAAAGAGTCCTTTCCAG gactaaaactttttaaaggcaaATGCCTCCACAGCCGGGAATATAAGGAACCAGGAATATTCAAGGGGAAGCGAGTACTGGTGATCGGCCTGGGAAACTCAGGCTGTGACATTGCCACGGAACTGAGCTACATGGCTAAACAG GTCATCATCAGCTCCAGAAGTGGTTCCTGGGTGATAAGCCGGGTCTGGGATGATGGCTATCCATGGGACATGGTGTTTGTCAATCGATGTGAAACCTTCCTCAAGAACAACTTGCCAAAAGCCATCTCTGACTGGTGGTACAAGAAGCAAATGAATGCAAAATTCAAGCACGAGAACTACGGTTTGATGCCTTTAAATGG AGCCCTGAGGAAAGAACCTGTGTTTAACGATGAGCTTCCAGCTCGCATTCTGTGTGGTACAGTGTCTATTAAGCCTAATGTGAAAGAATTCACAGAGACATCAGCCATTTTTGAGGATGGGACAGTGTTTGAAGCCATCGACTGTGTCATTTTTGCAACAGGCTATGGTTTTGCCTACCCCTTCCTTGATGAGTCCATCATTAAGAGCAGAAACAATGAGATCACCTTGTTTAAGgatattttctctccttcactgGAGAAGCCAACCCTGGGAATAATTGGTTTGGTCCAGTCCCTTGGGGCTGCCATTCCCACAGTTGACCTGCAAGCTCGCTGGGcagtaaaagtaataaaag gaaCTTGTGCTTTGCCTTCTGTAACAGacatgatgaatgatattgataaaaaaatgagagaaaagctCAAATG GTTTGGCACGAGCAAGACCATGCAGACggattatattaattatatggaTGAACTTGCCTCTTTCATTGGGGCAAAGCCCAGCATCCCATGGCTGTTTCTCACAGATCCCAGATTGGCTGTAGAGGTTTTCTTTGGCCCTTGCAGCCCATACCAGTTTAGGCTGGTGGGCCCAGGGAAGTGGCCCGGAGCCAGAAATGCCATCCTGACCCAGTGGGACCGGACCCTGAAACCCACAAAGACGAGAGCTGTCGGAACCCCTCTGAAGCCTTGTTTGCCTTGCCGTTGGGTCAGGCTTCTTGCTCTTCCCATTCTGGTCATTGCTCTTTTCCTGGCGTTGATCCAATGA